A genomic segment from Roseibium algicola encodes:
- a CDS encoding SH3 domain-containing protein has protein sequence MTLLCGLLATSVASQAQGTTTGASGLPVPRFVSLKSDRVNVRIGPSREHDIAWTFVQSGLPVEIVGEFENWRRIRDWEGKQGWVFRSLLSSRRTALVTPWEKSDRTPLRSRSRSDADIVAELDPFVLTTVSECAGGWCRVNGENYDGWLDQTRLFGVYPDELIGD, from the coding sequence ATGACATTGCTGTGCGGTCTGCTTGCAACTTCGGTCGCTTCGCAGGCCCAGGGCACCACGACCGGCGCCAGCGGCCTGCCGGTGCCGAGATTTGTCAGTTTGAAGTCCGACCGGGTCAATGTGCGCATCGGGCCTTCGCGCGAACATGATATCGCGTGGACCTTCGTGCAGTCCGGTTTGCCCGTGGAAATCGTCGGTGAATTCGAGAACTGGCGCCGCATTCGCGATTGGGAAGGCAAGCAGGGCTGGGTGTTCCGCTCGCTGCTGTCCAGCCGCCGTACGGCTCTCGTCACCCCATGGGAAAAAAGCGACCGCACACCGCTGCGCTCCCGCTCCCGCTCCGATGCCGATATCGTTGCCGAACTGGATCCCTTCGTGCTGACGACAGTTTCCGAATGTGCCGGAGGCTGGTGCCGGGTCAACGGCGAGAATTATGACGGCTGGCTGGATCAGACCCGCCTGTTCGGTGTCTATCCGGACGAGCTGATCGGAGACTGA
- a CDS encoding 2-hydroxyacid dehydrogenase, whose product MAKKKPVVVVTRKLPDVVETRMRELFETRLNDNDRPFSQAELVEAVRTADVLVPTVTDRIDSSVLSQAGENLKLIANFGNGVDNIDVVSANNRGINVTNTPGVLTEDTADMTMALILAVPRRLATGIKALEAGDWAGWSPTWMLGHRIWGKRLGIIGMGRIGQAVARRAKAFGMSIHYHNRRRLAESVEEELEATYWDSLDQMLARMDVVSIHCPHTPGTFHLLSARRLKLLKKDAYVVNTARGEVIDENALIRMLESGELAGAGLDVFEHEPAVNPKLAKLESVLLLPHMGSATIEGRIEMGEKVIINIKTFMDGHRPPDRVLPSML is encoded by the coding sequence ATGGCGAAAAAGAAGCCTGTCGTTGTGGTGACCCGGAAGCTTCCGGACGTGGTGGAAACACGGATGCGTGAGCTTTTCGAGACGCGTCTCAATGATAATGACAGGCCCTTCAGCCAGGCGGAACTGGTGGAAGCGGTGCGAACCGCCGATGTTCTGGTGCCGACCGTTACCGACCGGATCGACTCATCTGTCCTCTCGCAGGCTGGTGAAAATCTGAAGCTCATCGCAAACTTCGGTAATGGTGTCGACAACATCGATGTCGTGAGTGCCAACAACCGGGGAATCAATGTCACCAACACGCCGGGCGTGCTGACCGAAGACACCGCGGACATGACCATGGCGCTGATCCTGGCCGTGCCGCGTCGACTTGCCACAGGCATCAAGGCGCTGGAAGCCGGCGACTGGGCCGGCTGGTCGCCGACCTGGATGCTTGGCCACCGGATCTGGGGAAAACGCCTGGGTATCATCGGCATGGGCCGCATTGGCCAGGCCGTCGCGCGCCGTGCCAAGGCCTTCGGCATGTCGATCCACTATCACAACCGCCGCCGTCTTGCCGAAAGTGTCGAGGAAGAGCTTGAGGCAACCTACTGGGACAGCCTTGACCAGATGCTGGCGCGCATGGATGTCGTCTCCATCCACTGCCCGCACACGCCGGGAACGTTCCACCTTCTGTCCGCCCGCCGCCTGAAGCTTCTGAAAAAGGATGCCTACGTCGTGAACACCGCCCGTGGCGAGGTGATCGACGAAAACGCCCTGATCCGGATGCTCGAGAGCGGTGAGCTTGCCGGCGCCGGTCTGGACGTGTTCGAGCACGAACCCGCGGTCAATCCGAAGCTGGCCAAGCTGGAAAGCGTTCTGCTGCTGCCGCACATGGGGTCGGCCACCATCGAGGGCCGTATCGAAATGGGCGAGAAGGTCATCATCAACATCAAGACCTTCATGGACGGACACCGCCCGCCGGATCGTGTTCTGCCATCGATGCTTTGA
- a CDS encoding aminoglycoside phosphotransferase family protein, giving the protein MADRFIGSAVAVPASLDWLKATETGRIWLDKLPVLLETACEHFGLSEIGSPFSGGNVSLVVPARHDGEDVVLKLQFPDHECRHEAEALGRWNGKGAVRLLKHTPELGALLLERCRPGQYLADDTETDRIGVVAGLLRLLTIPAGDPFTRLNDEAARWRDSLDHNWMAAGKPCEQYLVDAARKALQDLCLEKETEEVLLHQDLHGHNILSSERDTWLAIDPKPLAGDPAFALSPIVRSFEFGHSKAEARYRLDRLSEELELDRERARYWTIGQTMAWAFSSSYAERHFETVRWLLADN; this is encoded by the coding sequence TTGGCTGATCGTTTCATCGGCAGCGCGGTTGCCGTGCCGGCCAGTCTCGACTGGCTGAAGGCGACCGAAACCGGCCGTATCTGGCTCGACAAGCTGCCGGTGCTGCTTGAAACCGCGTGCGAACACTTCGGGCTTTCAGAAATTGGGAGCCCGTTTTCTGGCGGTAATGTATCTCTCGTCGTTCCGGCAAGACACGACGGTGAGGATGTTGTCCTCAAACTGCAGTTTCCCGATCACGAATGCCGCCATGAAGCCGAGGCACTGGGGCGCTGGAACGGCAAGGGTGCTGTTCGGCTTTTGAAGCATACGCCGGAACTGGGCGCACTGCTGCTGGAGCGCTGCAGGCCGGGACAGTATCTGGCCGACGACACCGAAACGGACCGGATTGGCGTTGTTGCAGGGTTGCTGCGTCTCCTGACAATCCCCGCCGGTGATCCGTTTACTCGCCTCAACGATGAAGCCGCACGGTGGCGGGATAGCCTCGACCATAACTGGATGGCTGCCGGGAAGCCTTGCGAGCAATATCTCGTGGACGCTGCGCGCAAGGCCTTGCAGGACCTTTGTCTTGAGAAAGAGACGGAAGAGGTCCTGCTCCACCAGGACCTGCACGGACACAACATTCTGTCCTCTGAAAGAGATACCTGGCTTGCCATCGACCCGAAGCCTCTCGCCGGCGATCCTGCCTTTGCGCTAAGCCCGATCGTCAGGAGCTTCGAATTCGGACATTCGAAAGCCGAAGCGCGTTACCGCCTGGACCGACTGTCGGAAGAACTGGAGCTTGACCGGGAGCGGGCAAGATATTGGACCATCGGCCAGACCATGGCCTGGGCATTCAGCAGCAGCTATGCCGAGCGGCACTTTGAAACAGTGCGCTGGTTGCTGGCGGACAATTGA
- the dnaQ gene encoding DNA polymerase III subunit epsilon encodes MREISFDTETTGLNPRGGDRLVEIGGVELINHIATGNSYHVYINPLRDMPEEAFRVHGLSAEFLSDKPLFEHVADEFLEFVGDATLVIHNAAFDMGFINMELERAGRRTIPNTQVLDTLDLARRKHPSGPNSLDALCSRYGIDNSKRIKHGALLDAEILAEVYLELIGGRQTALGLMTDEEETSSAGSSFEPGELGTFNARQRPSPLQRLLQESELEAHKAFIEGMGDSAIWSKYNG; translated from the coding sequence ATGCGCGAGATCTCGTTCGATACGGAAACAACAGGCCTGAACCCGCGCGGAGGCGATCGGCTGGTGGAAATCGGCGGTGTGGAGTTGATCAACCACATCGCGACGGGCAATTCCTATCATGTCTACATCAACCCGCTGCGCGACATGCCGGAAGAAGCTTTCCGGGTTCATGGCCTGTCGGCGGAGTTCCTGTCCGACAAGCCCTTGTTCGAGCACGTTGCGGATGAGTTTCTGGAGTTCGTTGGCGATGCCACGCTGGTGATCCACAACGCGGCTTTCGACATGGGCTTCATCAACATGGAGCTGGAACGGGCCGGACGGCGCACAATTCCGAATACCCAGGTGCTCGATACGCTGGATCTCGCCCGCCGCAAGCACCCATCGGGGCCGAATTCGCTGGATGCGCTGTGCTCTCGCTATGGCATCGACAACTCCAAGCGCATCAAGCACGGCGCTCTTCTGGATGCGGAAATCCTGGCTGAAGTCTATCTGGAGCTTATCGGCGGCCGTCAGACGGCCCTTGGCCTGATGACGGACGAGGAAGAAACCTCTTCTGCAGGCTCCAGCTTCGAACCTGGCGAACTCGGCACTTTTAACGCCCGCCAGCGTCCCTCGCCGTTGCAGCGCCTGCTGCAGGAAAGCGAACTTGAAGCCCACAAGGCCTTCATCGAAGGCATGGGCGACAGTGCGATCTGGTCAAAATACAACGGCTGA
- the coaE gene encoding dephospho-CoA kinase (Dephospho-CoA kinase (CoaE) performs the final step in coenzyme A biosynthesis.), producing MIRIGLTGSIGMGKSTTAKMFAAEGVPVHDADAAVHALYSGRAAPLIEAAFPGTVSDGKVDRTLLSPHVLGKPEAMKKLEAIVHPLVREEEQLFLQRARADHRRIVMLDIPLLFETGGEARVDVVVVVTADAQVQRDRVLARPGMSEDRFEAILAKQMPDAEKRRRAHFLVDTGRGMEAAKRQVRAILKALASAG from the coding sequence GTGATCCGGATCGGCCTCACCGGCTCCATCGGCATGGGCAAATCGACAACGGCAAAAATGTTCGCAGCCGAAGGTGTTCCCGTGCACGATGCCGATGCCGCGGTCCACGCGCTCTATTCGGGCCGGGCCGCGCCGCTGATCGAGGCGGCGTTTCCCGGCACGGTATCAGACGGCAAGGTCGACCGTACGCTGCTCTCTCCGCATGTGCTTGGCAAGCCCGAGGCCATGAAAAAGCTCGAAGCCATCGTTCACCCCCTGGTGCGTGAGGAAGAGCAACTCTTTCTGCAACGCGCCCGGGCGGACCACCGGCGTATCGTCATGCTGGATATCCCGTTGCTGTTTGAAACCGGCGGTGAGGCCCGTGTGGATGTCGTCGTTGTTGTCACCGCCGATGCACAGGTTCAGCGAGACCGTGTCCTCGCCCGGCCTGGCATGAGCGAAGACAGGTTCGAGGCGATCCTCGCCAAGCAGATGCCAGACGCAGAAAAACGCCGCCGCGCGCATTTCCTGGTCGATACCGGCCGGGGCATGGAAGCGGCCAAGCGGCAGGTGAGAGCGATCCTGAAGGCATTGGCCTCGGCAGGGTGA
- a CDS encoding shikimate dehydrogenase, whose product MSGSVKKAAITGHPVTHSRSPLVHGYWLKKHGIAGEYGRVDVTPETAEDFYRNFADAGLSGANVTVPNKEVAAAACDWLDDAAKSMGAANTIWLDDSGRLCGANTDGLGFLGNLDQLAPGWDVSRESAVVLGAGGAARAVVWALLSRKFTRVHIVNRTFEKAKAIADMFGSGTIAHEWDNLGTVLEEADLLVNTTSLGMAGKAPLEIDLSPLPKTAIVTDAVYAPLETDLLRSAKARGNQTVDGLGMLLHQAVPAFERWFGVRPEVDDTLRNLILADLGVTA is encoded by the coding sequence ATGAGCGGATCCGTGAAAAAAGCGGCCATCACAGGCCATCCGGTGACACATTCCCGCTCTCCGCTGGTGCATGGATACTGGTTGAAGAAGCACGGCATCGCCGGAGAATATGGCCGGGTCGACGTTACGCCGGAAACTGCCGAGGACTTCTACCGGAATTTTGCCGACGCGGGTCTGTCCGGCGCCAATGTCACTGTTCCGAACAAGGAAGTGGCTGCCGCGGCCTGCGACTGGCTGGATGATGCGGCAAAATCCATGGGGGCTGCCAACACGATCTGGCTGGACGACAGCGGCCGGCTGTGCGGGGCCAATACTGATGGTCTCGGCTTTCTCGGCAATCTTGATCAGCTCGCCCCCGGGTGGGACGTTTCACGTGAATCTGCCGTGGTCCTGGGGGCAGGCGGAGCCGCACGTGCCGTTGTGTGGGCATTGCTCTCGCGGAAATTCACAAGAGTGCATATCGTCAACCGGACATTCGAGAAAGCAAAAGCTATTGCGGATATGTTTGGTTCCGGAACAATTGCCCATGAATGGGACAACTTGGGGACAGTGCTTGAAGAAGCTGATCTTCTGGTGAACACCACTTCGCTCGGCATGGCCGGCAAGGCACCGCTGGAAATCGATCTGTCACCCTTGCCGAAGACGGCAATTGTCACTGATGCGGTCTATGCACCACTTGAAACCGATCTGCTGCGCAGCGCGAAGGCGCGGGGCAACCAGACTGTGGACGGCCTTGGCATGCTGCTGCATCAGGCCGTACCGGCTTTCGAACGCTGGTTCGGGGTTCGGCCGGAAGTGGACGACACCCTGCGCAACCTTATACTCGCAGACCTTGGAGTAACTGCGTGA
- a CDS encoding Maf-like protein codes for MEMALVLASGSRIRADLLKNAGLDIEVDPADVDERVVEAPLLEAGFPPEDLASVLAEAKANDVSDRRAGDLVIGADQILAFEGERRTKPEDMEAARRQLLAFSGKTHELHSAVVISKDGEAIWRHVSTARLTMRELSPAFIGHYLAAAGEDVLSSVGAYQLESLGVQLFEKIDGDYFTILGLPLLPLLAELRSLKVIET; via the coding sequence ATGGAAATGGCACTTGTCTTGGCAAGCGGAAGCAGGATCCGCGCTGATCTTCTGAAAAACGCCGGGCTCGACATCGAGGTCGACCCGGCCGATGTCGACGAGCGTGTTGTCGAAGCTCCGCTCCTGGAAGCAGGCTTTCCTCCGGAAGACCTGGCAAGCGTTCTGGCGGAAGCCAAGGCGAATGACGTCAGTGACCGCCGCGCCGGAGATCTTGTCATCGGTGCCGATCAGATTCTGGCGTTCGAAGGTGAAAGACGCACAAAACCGGAGGACATGGAAGCTGCGCGCCGGCAACTGCTCGCCTTTTCCGGCAAGACCCACGAACTGCATTCCGCCGTGGTGATTTCAAAGGATGGCGAAGCAATCTGGCGCCACGTTTCCACGGCACGGCTGACCATGCGCGAACTGAGCCCGGCCTTCATTGGCCATTATCTGGCTGCGGCCGGTGAGGACGTGCTTTCCAGTGTCGGCGCCTATCAGCTGGAAAGTCTCGGCGTGCAGCTTTTTGAAAAGATAGATGGCGACTATTTCACCATTCTTGGCCTGCCGCTTTTGCCTCTTCTGGCAGAGTTGCGCAGCCTGAAGGTGATCGAAACATGA
- a CDS encoding pyruvate, water dikinase regulatory protein, with the protein MNKSRHYFHLHLVSDSTGETLMTVARAATVQYENVQEIEHVYPLVRSQKQLDRVITEIEKAPGIVLYTLVDVEIAGRLELKCRELGVPFVNILDPVFAVFQSYLNVTQTHRVGGQHELDAEYFRRMEALNYTMLHDDGQIWDDLESADIVLIGISRTSKTPTCIYLANRGIKAANVPLVPGIALPEHVKKLKQPMIVGLIASAERIQQIRRNRVLSLNSEGYNDTYVDRKEISQEINMTRRLCTEHGWPLIDVTRRSVEETAAEILTLFKEFKSGQEGGGETGRAG; encoded by the coding sequence GTGAACAAGTCGAGACACTACTTCCATCTCCATCTCGTGTCCGACTCCACCGGTGAAACGCTGATGACAGTGGCCCGTGCGGCGACGGTTCAGTACGAGAACGTGCAGGAAATCGAGCATGTCTATCCGTTGGTGCGCTCCCAGAAGCAGCTCGACCGGGTAATCACTGAAATCGAAAAGGCACCCGGCATCGTCCTCTATACCCTGGTCGATGTGGAAATCGCCGGCCGGCTGGAACTGAAATGCCGCGAGCTGGGTGTGCCTTTCGTCAATATCCTGGATCCGGTCTTCGCGGTCTTCCAGTCCTATCTCAATGTCACCCAAACCCACCGGGTCGGCGGACAGCATGAACTGGATGCGGAATATTTTCGCCGGATGGAAGCGCTCAACTACACCATGTTGCATGATGACGGTCAGATCTGGGACGATCTGGAATCCGCCGATATCGTGCTGATCGGCATTTCGCGCACATCCAAGACGCCAACCTGCATCTATCTGGCCAACCGGGGCATCAAGGCAGCAAACGTGCCGCTGGTCCCGGGCATCGCCCTGCCCGAACATGTGAAGAAACTCAAGCAGCCGATGATTGTCGGCCTGATCGCTTCTGCCGAACGCATTCAGCAGATCCGCCGCAACCGTGTGCTGTCATTGAATTCGGAAGGCTATAACGACACGTATGTCGACCGGAAGGAGATCTCCCAGGAGATCAACATGACCCGCAGGCTCTGCACGGAACATGGCTGGCCGTTGATTGACGTTACGCGTCGTTCTGTCGAGGAGACAGCTGCGGAGATCCTGACCCTTTTCAAGGAATTCAAATCAGGGCAGGAAGGCGGAGGAGAAACCGGGCGCGCCGGATAA
- the hemE gene encoding uroporphyrinogen decarboxylase yields the protein MKSQDRSVMRVLSGEKLWPPPIWMMRQAGRYLPEYREVRSKAANFLEFCYSPDLATEVTLQPIRRYGFDASILFSDIFVVPDAIGYPVRFEEGRGPVLEPLSSDLLDRLEQDRAEDHLKPVIETVSRLRAELPEETTLLGFCGAPWTVACYSVAGHTTQDQVAARVGAYRDPDLMQRFVDQLVTASIRYLIRQLDAGADAVQIFDTWAGVLDEAGFKRWSIEPTRRIVDGVRAVRPDAKIIGFPKASSARMMAFVEGTGVDAVGFDWTAPDQVALDIQKKVPIQGNLDPMRLVAGGKALEEGVAHILNTFDKGPLVFNLGHGVTPDADPENVARMVELVRKG from the coding sequence ATGAAATCCCAAGACAGGTCCGTGATGCGGGTACTCTCCGGAGAAAAGCTCTGGCCGCCTCCCATCTGGATGATGCGTCAGGCCGGACGCTATCTTCCCGAATATCGCGAAGTGCGTTCGAAGGCGGCAAACTTTCTGGAGTTCTGCTATTCGCCGGACCTTGCAACAGAGGTCACGCTCCAGCCGATCCGCCGGTATGGTTTTGATGCAAGCATTCTGTTTTCAGACATCTTCGTCGTACCGGACGCCATCGGGTACCCGGTTCGTTTTGAAGAAGGACGTGGTCCCGTTCTGGAACCGCTGTCTTCCGATCTTCTGGATCGTCTGGAACAGGATCGTGCCGAGGATCATCTCAAACCGGTCATAGAGACGGTTTCCCGCCTGCGGGCGGAGCTGCCAGAGGAAACGACGCTGCTGGGCTTCTGTGGCGCTCCCTGGACGGTTGCCTGCTATTCCGTTGCCGGCCACACCACCCAGGATCAGGTTGCCGCTCGTGTGGGCGCCTATCGCGATCCTGACCTGATGCAGCGTTTCGTCGATCAGCTCGTCACCGCCTCGATCCGCTATCTCATCCGACAGCTGGATGCGGGCGCGGATGCGGTCCAGATTTTCGATACCTGGGCAGGCGTACTGGATGAAGCCGGTTTCAAGCGCTGGTCGATAGAACCGACCCGCCGGATCGTTGACGGTGTTCGGGCCGTGCGACCGGACGCGAAGATCATCGGTTTCCCGAAAGCTTCCTCGGCTCGGATGATGGCATTCGTGGAAGGTACGGGTGTGGATGCGGTCGGTTTCGACTGGACGGCTCCGGACCAGGTTGCGCTCGACATTCAGAAGAAGGTCCCGATCCAGGGCAATCTCGATCCGATGCGGCTGGTGGCCGGCGGCAAGGCGCTGGAAGAGGGCGTGGCCCATATCCTGAACACCTTCGACAAGGGTCCGCTGGTCTTCAACCTGGGGCATGGTGTGACGCCGGACGCGGATCCGGAAAACGTTGCCCGCATGGTCGAGCTGGTCAGGAAGGGATAA
- the hemJ gene encoding protoporphyrinogen oxidase HemJ — translation MDLFLWIKALHVISIIAWMAGMLYLPRLFVYHAATEIGSEQSETFKIMERRLLKAIINPAMIASWGFGLWLAWELQAWQDGWFHAKFTFVLIMSGVHGHLSSCVKKFARDENKRSQRYYRILNEVPTVLMIGIVIFVIVKPF, via the coding sequence ATGGATCTCTTTCTCTGGATCAAGGCGCTCCACGTCATCTCGATCATCGCGTGGATGGCCGGCATGCTCTATCTGCCGCGGCTGTTCGTCTACCATGCGGCCACGGAAATCGGATCGGAACAGTCCGAGACCTTCAAGATCATGGAACGGCGGCTGCTCAAGGCCATCATCAATCCGGCCATGATCGCCTCCTGGGGGTTTGGCCTGTGGCTCGCCTGGGAACTTCAGGCCTGGCAGGACGGGTGGTTCCACGCCAAGTTCACGTTTGTCCTGATCATGTCCGGTGTTCACGGCCATCTCAGCAGCTGTGTGAAGAAATTCGCCCGCGACGAGAACAAAAGGTCGCAGCGTTACTACCGGATACTCAACGAAGTTCCGACTGTCCTGATGATCGGGATCGTCATCTTCGTCATCGTCAAACCGTTTTAA
- the rho gene encoding transcription termination factor Rho, giving the protein MREMKLKDLKEKTPTELLQTAEELEVENASTMRKQELMFAILKNLAAQDVEIIGEGVVEVLQDGFGFLRSPDANYLPGPDDIYVSPSQIRRFSLRTGDTVEGQIRSPKEGERYFALLKVNTINFEDPEKARHKVHFDNLTPLYPDERFRMEIEDPTIKDLSSRVIDLVAPLGKGQRALITAPPRTGKTVFLQNIAKSITTNHPECYLIVLLIDERPEEVTDMQRTVDGEVVSSTFDEPAARHVQVAEMVIEKAKRLTEHGRDVVILLDSITRLGRAYNTVVPSSGKVLTGGVDANALQRPKRFFGAARNIEEGGSLTIIATALIDTGSRMDEVIFEEFKGTGNSEIILDRKISDKRVYPAIDIQRSGTRKEELLVPAERLKKTFVLRRILNPMGTVDAIEFLLDKLKQTKSNDDFFDSMNT; this is encoded by the coding sequence ATGCGGGAAATGAAACTCAAAGACCTAAAAGAAAAAACACCGACAGAGCTGCTCCAAACTGCTGAGGAGCTTGAAGTCGAAAACGCCAGCACCATGCGCAAGCAGGAGCTGATGTTCGCCATCCTGAAGAACCTAGCTGCTCAGGATGTGGAGATTATCGGCGAAGGCGTCGTTGAAGTCCTTCAGGACGGCTTCGGCTTTCTCCGGTCTCCGGATGCGAACTATCTGCCGGGCCCGGACGACATTTACGTCTCGCCCTCGCAGATCCGCCGCTTTTCGCTGCGGACAGGGGACACCGTTGAAGGCCAGATCCGCAGCCCCAAAGAGGGCGAACGGTATTTTGCCCTTCTCAAAGTCAACACCATCAATTTCGAGGATCCGGAAAAGGCCCGGCACAAGGTTCACTTCGACAACCTGACGCCGCTTTATCCGGATGAACGTTTCCGGATGGAGATCGAAGATCCGACCATCAAGGATCTCTCCTCCCGCGTTATCGACCTGGTAGCGCCTCTCGGCAAAGGCCAGCGTGCGCTGATCACCGCGCCGCCGCGCACAGGTAAAACGGTGTTCCTGCAGAACATCGCGAAGTCCATCACCACCAATCATCCGGAATGCTATCTGATCGTTCTTCTGATCGATGAACGTCCGGAAGAAGTGACCGACATGCAGCGCACGGTCGACGGCGAAGTGGTTTCCTCCACGTTCGACGAACCGGCCGCCCGCCACGTGCAGGTTGCCGAAATGGTGATCGAGAAGGCTAAGCGCCTGACCGAGCACGGCCGCGACGTCGTCATCCTGCTGGACTCCATCACGCGTCTGGGACGTGCGTACAACACCGTCGTTCCGTCTTCAGGCAAGGTCCTGACCGGTGGTGTCGACGCCAACGCCCTGCAGCGGCCGAAGCGCTTCTTCGGTGCGGCCCGTAACATTGAAGAGGGTGGCTCGCTGACGATCATCGCGACCGCACTGATCGATACCGGCAGCCGCATGGACGAAGTCATCTTCGAAGAGTTCAAGGGTACGGGTAACTCCGAAATCATCCTGGACCGCAAGATCTCCGACAAGCGTGTTTACCCGGCCATCGATATCCAGCGCTCCGGTACACGTAAGGAAGAGCTTCTGGTACCGGCCGAGCGTCTCAAGAAGACCTTCGTGCTGCGCCGGATCCTCAACCCGATGGGGACGGTGGATGCGATCGAATTCCTGCTCGACAAGCTGAAACAGACCAAGTCGAACGACGATTTCTTCGACAGCATGAACACTTGA
- a CDS encoding GNAT family N-acetyltransferase, with product MTEASFLLETDRLLLRPWKDEDLDPFARLCADPEVMRFFPEVLTREKSDLLVARCREKTVKDGFSMAPIETKETGEFLGFVGLNVPSYAAPLPFEPCVEIGWRLKRTAWGKGYAGEAAREWLRFGFETIGLEEIVAFTIPDNLPSQRVMEKIGMTRDLEGDFLHPSLPADHPIAKHVLYRLKKTDWISSPKQV from the coding sequence ATGACTGAAGCTTCGTTCCTGTTAGAGACTGACCGGCTCCTGCTTCGTCCATGGAAGGATGAAGACCTGGACCCATTTGCCAGGCTCTGTGCCGACCCCGAGGTGATGAGATTTTTCCCTGAGGTGCTGACGCGGGAGAAATCCGACTTGCTGGTTGCGCGATGCCGGGAAAAGACGGTGAAGGACGGTTTCAGCATGGCGCCGATTGAAACCAAGGAGACGGGAGAATTTCTCGGCTTCGTCGGTTTGAACGTTCCGTCCTATGCGGCACCCCTGCCGTTCGAGCCTTGTGTCGAAATCGGCTGGCGCTTGAAGCGGACTGCCTGGGGGAAGGGCTATGCAGGCGAGGCTGCGCGGGAGTGGCTTCGATTCGGTTTTGAAACCATCGGTCTTGAAGAGATCGTGGCTTTCACCATCCCGGACAATCTCCCGTCGCAAAGGGTCATGGAAAAGATCGGCATGACCCGCGACCTGGAGGGGGACTTTCTCCATCCCAGTCTTCCGGCAGATCATCCGATCGCGAAGCATGTGCTCTATCGCCTCAAGAAGACGGACTGGATATCCAGCCCGAAGCAAGTCTGA